The following are encoded in a window of Podospora pseudoanserina strain CBS 124.78 chromosome 6, whole genome shotgun sequence genomic DNA:
- a CDS encoding hypothetical protein (EggNog:ENOG503NZQA) — MAAFAGRSCNVIPESIASDAGVAGAGVLLSSTITAFLVIGMAASLILHDVRWPRKCIRNPSIVRRKLLSGYSDQQILVGIGLQSVGLVKSWQLSPYHFFIICMLSLLSMATHNAALLSLVNDFKRDWVLRWMRQLLMFLNLLLSIVYGVFLLQAKIKDLPDTLPIACAWTRPSDTTRLGGLDVVATVVVVALNCLIFGLATWYLQSRRQKSRAFRVVQAMGIVAMAGIAFGATTRAYLLSQAFGTPDVLLSDEGEKTWSFGQLLGMLMLLLPVISIIEIKRGDASIAPPMPDDVYSSGEDSPERLVGRELAPMKA, encoded by the exons ATGGCGGCTTTTGCAGGCAGAAGTTGCAATGTCATTCCAGAAAGCATTGCAAGCGATGCCGGTGTAGCGGGAGCTGGT GTCTTGCTATCATCCACAATTACCGCCTTCCTTGTCATAGGCATGGCTGCAAGTCTCATTCTCCACGATGTTCGGTGGCCAAGAAAGTGTATCCGGAACCCCTCCATCGTCCGAAGAAAGCTGCTCTCGGGCTACTCTGATCAGCAGATTCTCGTGGGTATCGGCCTGCAGTCTGTCGGGTTGGTCAAGTCGTGGCAGCTTTCCCCGTATcacttcttcatcatctgtatgctctctcttttgtctATGGCCACCCACAACGCCGCGCTGTTGTCTCTGGTAAACGACTTCAAGAGAGACTGGGTGCTCAGATGGATGAGACAGCTTTTGATGTTCCTCAACCTGCTCCTCTCCATCGTGTACGGCGTCTTTTTGCTGCAGGCCAAGATCAAAGATCTGCCGGATACCCTGCCCATCGCATGTGCTTGGACTCGCCCTTCTGATACGACTAGACTCGGCGGCCTGGACGTGGTGGCTACCGTGGTCGTGGTAGCCTTGAACTGCCTGATCTTTGGGCTTGCCACCTGGTATCTTCAGAGCAGGAGGCAAAAGTCACGCGCTTTTCGCGTGGTACAAGCCATGGGCATTGTTGCCATGGCAGGCATTGCTTTCGGGGCCACCACGCGGGcctacctcctctcccaagcGTTTGGCACACCAGATGTCCTGTTGTCtgatgagggggaaaagaCGTGGAGCTTCGGCCAGCTGTTGGgcatgttgatgttgctgctgcccgtCATTTCGATTATTGAAATCAAGAGGGGCGACGCTTCCATTGCGCCCCCCATGCCAGATGATGTCTACAGCTCGGGTGAGGATAGCCCAGAGAGGCttgtggggagggagctTGCACCTATGAAGGCATAG
- a CDS encoding hypothetical protein (MEROPS:MER0031610; COG:S; EggNog:ENOG503NWUN) yields MSNPGLLYVTMEPRRHDEEFLNQFHEWYQNEHGPTRLRLPHIFPNGFRYRATDSLKPEFLAIYDVTEMRHLETPVYTQLRGNRTKREGETIGQVDVDRRFFDLLGEQAKEGFTKIEDLSDREAEGQVLIAVEVEVKGGEQGEKEITKWYQEEHIPMLSKIPGWLRSRVCRTPSLIEGGDKVRIVTLHEYEKVNGLGGEEHKASMDTKWRTEVFDKWITAKHRRTYELFYVFGPGPRELETLSKLPESKGFKWEDGKIETVPGKDTAAVNAYVYAKDGLTIRYRLEGNVSPKAPTVAFSNSLLTDYHMWDELVAILKAARPDLRILRYDTRGRHEIPLPPVPATLDMLADDLQTLLKGLRIEKLHALVGVSMGGATTLKFALKYPELVDRIVACDFNVASSDANTAAWKDRIVVAEKNIRDLAGVTVERWFHPHTMTEKPEIAKWMTDMVAGNNVEGFKYSCQALWGYNMREEMKGCKVNTLFVVGDGDGKGALVKAMEGFKANLGEMGAELKIVPNAGHLPMSEAASDFWEAINEFL; encoded by the coding sequence ATGTCCAATCCCGGCCTCTTGTACGTCACCATGGAGCCTCGTCGCCACGACGAGGAGTTCCTCAACCAGTTCCATGAGTGGTACCAAAACGAGCACGGCCCGACCCGGCTCCGGCTGCCGCATATTTTCCCGAATGGTTTCCGCTACCGGGCCACCGACTCTCTGAAGCCCGAGTTCCTGGCCATTTACGACGTCACCGAAATGCGCCATTTGGAAACACCCGTCTACACGCAGCTGAGGGGGAACAGAACCAAGCGGGAAGGCGAGACCATTGGCCAAGTGGACGTCGACAGGAGATTTTTCGACCTGCTGGGAGAACAGGCCAAGGAGGGCTTCACCAAGATTGAGGACTTGAGCGATcgggaggccgagggacAGGTCTTGATCgccgtcgaggttgaagtCAAGGGCGGGGAGcaaggggagaaggagatcaCCAAGTGGTACCAGGAGGAGCACATTCCCATGTTGAGCAAGATTCCGGGCTGGCTGAGGAGCAGGGTTTGCCGGACTCCCTCCTTGATCGAGGGAGGTGACAAGGTCAGAATTGTGACGCTGCATGAATATGAAAAGGTGAatgggctgggaggggaggagcaCAAGGCGTCCATGGACACCAAGTGGCGGACTGAGGTGTTTGACAAGTGGATCACGGCCAAGCACAGGCGGACGTATGAGCTGTTCTACGTGTTTGGACCGGGCCCAAGAGAACTGGAGACACTGAGCAAGCTCCCCGAGAGCAAGGGTTTCAAGTGGGAAGACGGCAAGATTGAGACGGTTCCTGGGAAGGATACGGCGGCTGTGAATGCCTATGTGTATGCCAAGGATGGGCTCACGATCCGCTACCGGTTGGAGGGCAACGTCTCGCCCAAGGCCCCCACCGTGGCATTCAGCAACTCTCTGTTGACGGACTACCACATGTGGGATGAGTTGGTGGCCATTCTGAAGGCTGCGCGTCCCGACTTGCGCATCCTGAGATATGACACCCGCGGCAGACATGAGATTCCCTTGCCTCCTGTTCCGGCGACGTTGGACATGCTTGCCGACGACCTTCAGACTCTTCTCAAGGGCCTCAGGATTGAAAAGCTGCATGCTTTGGTCGGCGTCTCTATGGGCGGTGCCACCACGCTCAAGTTTGCGCTCAAGTACCCCGAGCTGGTGGACAGGATCGTGGCCTGCGACTTCAACGTTGCCAGCTCTGATGCCAACACAGCTGCCTGGAAGGACCGCATTGTGGTGGCTGAGAAGAACATCCGGGACCTAGCCGGTGTGACGGTGGAGAGATGGTTCCATCCTCACACCATGACTGAGAAGCCCGAGATTGCCAAGTGGATGACTGACATGGTGGCGGGAAACAACGTCGAGGGCTTCAAGTACAGCTGCCAGGCACTCTGGGGCTACAACATGAGAGAGGAAATGAAGGGATGCAAGGTCAACACTCTCTTCGTTgtgggcgatggcgatggcaagGGCGCTCTGGTTAAGGCTATGGAGGGTTTCAAGGCCAATCTCGGCGAGATGGGGGCGGAGCTCAAGATTGTTCCCAACGCCGGGCATTTGCCCATGTCCGAGGCGGCGAGCGACTTCTGGGAGGCCATCAACGAATTTCTTTGA
- a CDS encoding hypothetical protein (COG:E; EggNog:ENOG503P067) — protein sequence MAPFRAEHMGSLLRPQELLDVREAIREKGLSEEQAGLPAVEEKAVGHVVKLQQDLGFKAVTSGEYNRTRFWGLMWDEFEGTIRLQDAEASMFRLYHPDVVSLIERDRKVMPGDSVIAGSKLSYNPAKSVSNLHELRLVQKFVPESEWGNIKLTMITPAWFHMRYKQGRAYTKEAYANDAEYFDDVAKVYQAELGVLYKAGLRNVQFDDPGLAYFCSDKFRQGWEEDKDNIGTVDDLLDAYIKLYNDSISKLPADFHTGVHLCRGNFIGGRHFAEGAYDIIAQKLFTDLKVNTFYLEYDTERAGGFEPLKYLPKDRHVVIGAISTKLRDLEDKEEIKKRIYKAADFVAAGSGQTREEALKRIALSPQCGFSTHETGYPLSEEDEKKKLALVRQIADEIWGEA from the exons ATGGCGCCTTTCCGTGCAGAACATATGGGCTCGCTCCTGCGGCCTCAGGAGCTCCTCGACGTGCGAGAGGCCATCCGCGAGAAGGGGCTCAGTGAGGAGCAGGCTGGCCTTCCTGccgtcgaggagaaggcggtcGGGCATGTGGTCAAGCTTCAGCAAGACCTTGGCTTCAAGGCTGTCACGAGTGGTGAATACAACCGCACTAGGTTTTGGGGTCTCATGTGGGACGAGTTTGAGGGCACTATCCGTCTGCAGGACGCCGAGGCATCCATGTTCCGTCTCTATCACCCAGACGTCGTCAGCTTGATCGAGCGAGACCGCAAGGTCATGCCGGGAGACTCGGTCATTGCCGGCTCAAAGCTGTCTTACAACCCAGCAAAGTCGGTCTCTAACCTCCATGAGCTCCGCCTGGTCCAAAAGTTTGTGCCCGAGAGCGAGTGGGGCAACATCAAGCTCACAATGATCACTCCTGCCTG GTTCCACATGAGATATAAGCAAGGCCGAGCCTACACCAAAGAGGCGTACGCTAACGATGCCGAGTACTTTGATGACGTTGCAAAGGTGTACCAGGCCGAGCTTGGTGTTCTGTACAAGGCTGGCCTCAGAAATGTCCAGTTTGACGACCCTGGCCTTGCTT ACTTTTGCTCCGACAAGTTCCGTCaaggatgggaggaggacaaggacaacattGGCACGGTGGATGATCTTTTGGACGCTTACATCAAGCTCTACAACGACTCCATCAGCAAGCTCCCCGCTGACTTTCACACCGGTGTGCATCTCTGCCGAGGCAACTTTATTGGCGGCCGCCACTTTGCCGAGGGCGCCTATGATATCATTGCCCAGAAGTTGTTCACCGATCTCAAGGTCAACACTTTTTACCTCGAGTACGACACCGAACGTGCTGGCGGGTTTGAGCCTCTGAAGTACCTCCCCAAGGATCGACATGTGGTCATTGGTGCCATCAGCACCAAGCTGCGTGATCTGGAAGATAAGGAGGAAATCAAAAAGCGCATCTACAAGGCCGCCGACTTCGTGGCTGCAGGCAGTGGACAGACACGTGAGGAGGCTCTTAAGCGCATTGCCCTGAGCCCTCAGTGCGGCTTCAGTACCCATGAGACAGGCTACCCCCtcagcgaggaggacgagaagaagaagttggcACTTGTTCGCCAGATTGCTGATGAGATTTGGGGAGAAGCGTAA
- a CDS encoding hypothetical protein (EggNog:ENOG503NV3Z; COG:A), with amino-acid sequence MHFSFSPFLLIFHLLSEPAIAMEIHIPNIPVDLTFKSFQRLIEPILNSLGIVDYLCEKTRNKRYANITFLEPSDGNRFLSIYGPHGKPLSMLGHAVRCRLSNKGPDQTTLKVIRNAIDERQRRKSKPHVQPRPKSEPLQASCLSCGLHTFVDGRFSFVSEWDAQEGCLVRFTKRHLIFKLTDRGIDVRIPRNAIVQLVWSESGRASVTLSRPPIILAKRSPEKSDVIELDGLGSIHLDFSIFADIFSRQQAKPESRQRLTAIDDGHSNISAFCLVYHFQITAASIGTHGAGEHFHKEMWNITEKEPYQVTRAGIKFYHASDLPRLGRFSEALTRLNNQLDSYTTSNDLPFGILFLLQALVYNCYLHPTTVQALARELLGRSNISIDAFRKLFDWIDYPAPESNPRQFEVDGIMESLDVAERQVHEAQLMRAELFNDNENSTRICRVSISPMRITLHGPELETKNRILRKFDGKADFFFRVQLCDENGEDLLFNPTISLDTVYSRFKSILCKGITVAGRQYKFLGFSHSSLRAHSLWFSAPFYHEGKLQIPEHIIEQLGDFAPIRSPARCAARIGQAFTETPYSVSLVDNGVQTSEIQDVERNGRVFSDGVGVLSPQAAEAIHDAIPESKGKPTCFQIRWAGAKGMLSLDTELEGSQICIRPSMKKFESPDEANLDICDMASKPIPMMLNCQMIKILEDMDAPPWWFLELQRKEVNHLRAITRTVSSTASFLTMKDIGESIRLPHLLRQTEAMGVDYRQDPFLRSVVEMALLKEIKLIKHKARIPVPKGITLFGVMDETGFLQEGQVYVSFDTMQGRYHEPPECQKVVITRSPALHPGDIQLAHHVIPPEGHPLLELRNCVVFSQRGGRDLPSMLSGGDLDGDIYNIIWDEAIVSQVRSFSPADYPRLPIVELSRKVEAADMIDFFVDFISQDCLGVIATRHMILADLAPQGTRDSDCVKLAELHSQAVDFSKTGRAVNLRELPKTPKQGRPHFLAAGSQVLVQEKVDVELLDEQGGDEDDDDDEADQDGPRHSYYRSDKILGQLYDAVDEEKIWHQDIQLPRLSPNDNAFWRQMLVVLEQRVAAASKVNCMWRNRLDEAHGVRHTYEDAMYDIMVNYSDYPFKPLRETEVFSGFIVSKTGPASRRQRDRSIKMKDEFERVSKLVMTTMHKGPGALELCLACVHAGLVVKEPRGRQAWHRGSSDDIVSFRIVAVSALLQELNALESNDCLV; translated from the exons ATGCATTTCTCATTTTCTCCCTTTCTTCTCATCTTTCATCTGCTCAGTGAACCAGCAATTGCAATGGAGATCCATATACCAAACATTCCCGTGGATTTGACTTTCAAGTCATTTCAGCGCCTCATTGAACCAATCCTCAACAGCCTTGGTATTGTCGATTACCTTTGTGAAAAGACACGTAACAAAAGGTACGCCAACATCACATTTCTCGAGCCGAGTGATGGGAACCGCTTCCTATCAATCTATGGCCCTCACGGAAAGCCCTTGTCGATGCTGGGCCATGCTGTTCGCTGTCGGTTGAGCAACAAGGGACCCGATCAAACGACATTGAAGGTGATCAGGAATGCGATAGACGAACGTCAGAGACGCAAGTCAAAGCCCCATGTCCAGCCCCGGCCAAAGTCAGAACCGCTCCAGGCTTCATGTCTAAGCTGTGGCTTGCACACATTCGTCGATGGAAGGTTCTCGTTTGTTTCGGAGTGGGATGCTCAGGAGGGCTGCTTGGTTCGCTTTACCAAGCGGCATCTCATCTTCAAACTGACAGATAGAGGCATCGATGTCCGCATCCCACGCAATGCCATCGTTCAACTGGTCTGGTCGGAGAGCGGCAGAGCGTCTGTTACCCTGTCACGACCACCTATTATCCTAGCCAAACGGTCGCCTGAGAAGTCAGACGTAATAGAGCTCGATGGCCTTGGTTCTATTCATCTTGATTTTAGCATATTCGCAGATATATTTTCTCGTCAACAGGCAAAGCCCGAGTCACGACAGCGACTTACTGCTATTGACGATGGCCACAGCAATATTTCCGCATTTTGTCTCGTCTATCACTTCCAAATCACCGCAGCATCCATTGGCACACATGGCGCCGGCGAACACTTTCACAAAGAGATGTGGAACATTACAGAGAAGGAGCCCTATCAGGTCACGCGAGCTGGTATCAAATTCTATCATGCATCTGACCTCCCGAGGCTGGGCCGCTTTAGTGAAGCTCTGACTCgtctcaacaaccagctTGACTCGTACACGACAAGTAATGACTTGCCATTCGGTATTTTATTTTTGCTCCAAGCTCTTGTCTATAACTG TTATCTTCATCCAACAACGGTGCAGGCCCTGGCTAGAGAACTTCTCGGCCGTTCCAACATCTCGATTGACGCCTTCAGGAAGCTTTTCGACTGGATCGACTACCCGGCACCTGAGAGCAATCCAAGACAGTTCGAAGTAGATGGGATCATGGAAAGCCTCGATGTCGCAGAAAGACAAGTCCACGAAGCCCAGCTCATGAGGGCGGAGCTGTTCAACGACAATGAAAATTCGACACGCATCTGTCGGGTTTCAATCTCTCCCATGCGTATAACCCTCCACGGGCCAGAGCTGGAGACTAAAAATAGGATCCTCAGAAAATTTGACGGCAAGGCCGACTTCTTTTTCCGAGTCCAACTCTGCGATGAGAACGGCGAGGATTTGCtcttcaaccccaccatctcacTTGACACTGTTTACAGTCGGTTCAAGTCAATACTATGCAAAGGAATTACAGTCGCCGGCAGGCAATACAAGTTTCTGGGCTTTTCCCACTCTTCGTTGAGAGCCCATTCACTGTGGTTCTCAGCCCCGTTCTACCACGAGGGTAAATTGCAAATCCCCGAACACATCATCGAGCAGCTGGGCGACTTTGCGCCCATTAGATCACCGGCTCGCTGTGCTGCTAGGATTGGTCAAGCGTTTACTGAAACGCCATACTCCGTGTCCCTTGTAGACAATGGGGTCCAAACAAGCGAAATCCAGGATGTGGAAAGAAATGGCAGGGTGTTTTCCGACGGGGTGGGGGTGCTTTCACCCCAGGCAGCAGAGGCAATCCATGATGCTATCCCTGAATCCAAGGGCAAGCCGACCTGTTTCCAGATCCGATGGGCCGGGGCCAAAGGAATGCTTTCTCTGGACACGGAGCTCGAGGGCAGTCAGATCTGTATCCGGCCGTCCATGAAAAAGTTCGAGTCACCCGACGAAGCAAACCTGGACATCTGCGACATGGCTTCCAAGCCAATACCAATGATGCTGAACTGCCAAATGATCAAGATACTGGAAGATATGGACGCACCACCCTGGTGGTTTTTGGAGCTGCAGAGAAAGGAAGTCAACCATCTACGTGCCATCACGAGGACCGTTTCCAGTACGGCCAGCTTCCTGACCATGAAGGACATCGGGGAGAGCATTCGTCTCccacacctcctccggcagACCGAGGCCATGGGGGTTGACTACCGCCAAGATCCGTTTCTTCGCAgtgtggtggagatggcccTGCTGAAGGAGATCAAGTTGATCAAACACAAGGCACGCATCCCTGTCCCCAAAGGTATCACTCTGTTTGGTGTCATGGATGAGACGGGTTTTTTGCAGGAAGGCCAGGTGTATGTGAGCTTTGACACCATGCAAGGTCGGTACCACGAGCCTCCAGAGTGTCAAAAGGTTGTAATAACCAGATCCCCGGCACTGCACCCCGGCGACATCCAGCTCGCCCACCACGTCATCCCTCCCGAAGGCCATCCTCTCCTGGAGCTACGCAACTGTGTCGTGTTCAGCCAGCGGGGGGGCAGAGATCTGCCCAGCATGCTCTCGGGGGGAGACCTCGACGGGGATATCTACAACATAATCTGGGATGAGGCAATTGTGAGCCAAGTCAGGTCATTTTCACCAGCCGACTACCCACGCCTACCGATCGTGGAGCTTAGCAGAAAGGTGGAAGCAGCTGATATGATTGATTTCTTTGTCGACTTTATCAGCCAGGATTGCTTGGGGGTGATCGCAACACGGCACATGATACTTGCAGACCTCGCACCGCAAGGCACGCGTGATAGCGACTGCGTTAAACTGGCCGAACTCCATTCCCAGGCCGTGGACTTTTCCAAGACGGGGAGGGCGGTCAATCTTCGCGAGCttcccaaaacccccaaacaagGACGACCTCATTT TCTTGCCGCAGGGTCCCAAGTGCTCGTCCAAGAAAAAGTAGATGTTGAGTTGCTTGATGAAcagggaggtgatgaggatgatgacgacgacgaggccGATCAGGATGGGCCGCGTCATAGCTATTACCGCAGTGACAAGATCCTAGGGCAATTATACGATGCCGTCGACGAGGAAAAGATATGGCACCAAGACATACAACTGCCACGTTTGAGCCCCAATGACAATGCATTCTGGCGCCAGATGCTGGTGGTCCTGGAACAGCGCGTGGCAGCGGCTTCAAAGGTCAACTGCATGTGGCGGAACCGCTTGGACGAGGCGCATGGAGTTCGCCATAC GTATGAGGATGCCATGTACGACATCATGGTGAATTATTCCGACTATCCATTCAAGCCCCTTCGTGAGACGGAAGTGTTTTCGGGATTTATTGTCAGCAAGACCGGGCCTGCAAGCCGCCGCCAACGCGACAGGTCCATCAAGATGAAGGACGAGTTTGAGCGTGTGTCCAAGTTGGTTATGACGACCATGCACAAAGGGCCTGGTGCCCTGGAGCTGTGTCTGGCGTGTGTGCACGCTGGACTGGTGGTAAAGGAACCTCGAGGTAGGCAAGCCTGGCACCGAGGCTCATCTGATGATATCGTGAGCTTTCGGATTGTGGCGGTGTCGGCGTTGCTACAAGAGCTCAACGCCCTTGAGAGCAATGATTGTTTAGTTTGA
- a CDS encoding hypothetical protein (EggNog:ENOG503P2B6; COG:S) yields MATTATSDVGPGAGAPFSSIITTVRRSLTSLANKGKQHARKPEDGHAQITRLIAIQPKPNSPPHPPDSQASAGKDSHEKPPLHLLALPTELLNNILRHLNFVSILELRKTCRFFHTLASPPQLRILFGREQLTTLLLQHCKTCLVHDPFRSNLLSCSHEDEGWPLASQCVDCALVANDERLKIGKRVKLGTEDVVQICRWCGRPIRNHEGVAGPPDPNSPGTRRDGRPFHKGNCYRSYNNSLLFFFILGWVQLTLGITGAGLSWRYWRGAVMVFAPSVASFMLLWIVMGFLFFRGSRKRAYRYTLLLELAILGCWIPPVYYISMQIVNHPERDVDAAMQAALALFGLNLVFRLFNVMGNVVIVFSTPDLTPRKKPNAGLFKRAIYKLMLWSVAWTYPPSVEHRLSSE; encoded by the exons ATGGCCACAACAGCTACGTCTGATGTGGGgcctggagctggagctcccttctcatccatcatcacgaCGGTCCGACGCTCGCTGACGTCTCTCGCCAACAAGGGAAAACAGCACGCCAGAAAGCCCGAGGATGGACATGCTCAAATCACTCGTCTCATCGccatccaacccaaaccaaactctccccctcaccctccagaTAGTCAAGCATCGGCCGGCAAAGACAGTCATGAGAAACCTCCGCTCCACCTGCTGGCCCTGCCCACTGAGCTGCTGAACAACATTCTGCGCCATCTGAACTTTGTGTCTATCCTGGAGCTCCGAAAGACATGTCGCTTTTTCCACACCCTCgcttcacctccccagctGCGCATCCTCTTTGGCCGCGAGCAACTGAcgaccctcctccttcagcaTTGCAAGACGTGCCTGGTGCATGACCCCTTCCGCTCTAACCTGCTCTCTTGTAGTcacgaggatgaggggtggCCTTTGGCATCCCAGTGCGTCGACTGCGCCTTGGTGGCCAACGATGAGAGATTAAagattgggaagagggtgaaaTTGGGCACCGAGGACGTGGTTCAGATATGCCGTTGGTGTGGAAGACCGATACGGAATCACGAAGGCGTGGCCGGGCCTCCCGATCCAAACAGTCCAGGAACCAGGAGAGATGGCCGTCCTTTTCACAAGGGCAACTGTTATCGTAGCTACAACAACAGCCTCTTGTTTTTCTTCATACTGGGCTGGGTTCAACTAACCCTCGGCATCACGGGAGCCGGGCTGAGCTGGCGGTACTGGAGAGGGGCAGTCATGGTTTTTGCACCGTCCGTCGCGTCGTTTATGCTGCTGTGGATCGTCATGGGCTTCCTGTTTTTCCGAGGCAGCAGGAAGCGGGCATACCGATACACCCTCTTGTTGGAGCTTGCCATCTTGGGGTGCTGGATCCCGCCCGTTTACTACATCAGCATGCAGATCGTGAACCACCCAGAGAGGGACGTTGATGCGGCAATGCAGGCGGCGCTGGCCTTGTTTGGGTTGAACTT AGTGTTTCGATTATTCAACGTCATGGGCAATGTCGTGATTGTGTTTTCGACCCCAGATCTGACACCAAGAAAAAAGCCAAACGCTGGATTGTTCAAAAGAGCCATTTATAAGCTCATGCTGTGGTCGGTTGCGTGGACATACCCTCCAAGTGTGGAGCATAGGCTTTCATCTGAGTGA